CGGCGTTCGTTTGGATCCATACGCCTATTCCGTTTCCGTGTGGTTTTTTCCCGGTGTATTGATGAGTGCTGAGCTCTTTCGAAGCATGACCTATTAGGCGACTCAGCAACTACTGGCTGCGTTCCTTCAAGACGGCAAAGCGAACATCGACGTCGTGTATGCTCATGCCAACCATGCTGGCATGGATTGCAACTACAGCATCGAAACACTCTCGACGTTCTTGCAATGGAACTCTCGCCGATGTGGATTATCGAGAACCTGTTCCGCCGAGTGACGAAAAAACAGAGCGTATAGGCGATATCGACAAAGCCGCTGATACGTGGGCGGAGAACGTTGGGTGACCAACCTCGGCCGTGGCGATTTTCCAGTACTGAGCCAGGAGCAAACGCCGTCTTCGCTCACACTGCGCGTAGCCAGTGGCGCCCGAAGGTCCGCACGAACGAGTTCCACATCATGAACGACTGGTATGAAGTTTGGGCCGATGGCGGACTGTACCCTCCCTACTTGCTACTCTTACAGAAGATTGGAAACACCTACGACGTCGTCGATCCACAGGAGGGAGGAAACATCGTCTTCCATGCCGAAGACTACGAATCTGCTAAACAATGGCTGCTAGAAGATGAGTACGAGAAGCTGAATGGAATTGGCGATGGATAAAGCCAGTGGAGGGGACAACGCACTCCGCGTAGAAGATCAGTTGGCCACTGCTGCTCCCTCTGCACTCTCTTGCTTGTAGCCTCCCGTGGCTAAGCGTCACTCTCCACGCGCTCGAGTGGGCACCCATTAGTCTCTTTCCTGACGACATGACAGTGGGCGCTGCCTCGACGCCACGGCGGCGTCACCGCGATCTGCTCAAGCGGTCTGACCTCGTTGCCGATTCCGACGACCGCAGCGGTTAATCAGCGCGACGTCTGCCACGACCCGGTCGAGCCGTGCTTCAATGCTCGCCAGGGCATCAAGCTTCTCCGAGGGGCCTGACTCAAGTTGGGCCGCGGTGGTCGCCAGGCGGCCCCGCAGGCGCCTGACGCGCGCAAGGACAGTTGACGGTGCATCCATGGGGGGAACTCTTGGAGGGGTTAGACGAGCAGGACAACTGGCTACGCAGGAGTGCGAAGCGCGTGCCGCGCCCACCTGAAGCTCGCAGCCTTGCGGGCAGCGGCAGCACTCCGCGGGCATCAGACAGGAGCCAATCCCGGCTTGCTGTTAGTGCGAAGTGAATCCCGGCGCCGCCCGCGGCTGCCACGCGCAACTGGATTCAAATCCGGTTGCATGAGCGTGAAATCTGAGGCGCGTAGCGGGACTTTCTGAGAGGATTCGCTTCGTGGCCCTTCCGCAGGCGCCCCGCAGAGGCCGCTGCGATTCGTCCCGCACACGCCGCGAATTACGCAGCGGTTCTCAGTAGAAACCGGCCACCCAGCGCGGTCCAATGAACGGTTGCCGGGGGCACCGTGTCGACCTTTCCGGAACGCGGTGTCGGCTCGAGGAACGTCTGACGGCGGTCCGGGTTGTGTCCGCCGCGTCGGCCAAAAACGGACAAAACCCCCGCCGGCCCAGCCCGCAGGAATCGCCGCAAGTCGTTTCTCAAGAGCGGCTTAAGCAATAGATAAAGGCGGAGCTGTGCCCCGAGTTTTGTCCGCTCCGCGTGTGTTTTTGGACAAAACGTTTCGGACAAAACCCCGGGCGCAGCGCCCGCACGTAAAGCAGTCAGGGCGGCGGCCAGCCAAAGCCTTGCTGCTGGATCGCGACCGCTAAGAGCGATGAAGAGTCGCGCGGTCTCACCTAGAAACCAGAGCCGCCCGCGCCGACGGCCGAAGGACCATGGCCGGCGACGCGGGCGATTCGCTGGGCGGTGGAAAGGACGCCGCCCTGCCCGGGCGGCATTGCTGCCTTACGGCGTCCGGTCCCCACCAGAAACTATCGTTTGTGCGCTAATGATTATCGTAATAACTCCCAGCGTGACCTTAGCGGGAATCACGCTTTGCGGGCACGGGAAAAGCCCATTCTGCAAGCATGCATTAACAGCCTGAGGCCAATCGCTCCGCGTGATTCCGAGATCGCGAGCCAGCGCGCACCGCCAAGCAGTTGAGCCAACGCGGAGGAGCAAGCAACGCCCGGGCAGAGATCGCCGCCGGGCGCCAAGAGAAGCGGGCACAGCAAGAAAAGAGAGGGGGTCCGGTCTCGCCGGGCAGGTTGAGACCGCGACCCCCTCTGCAATCGCTTTACATGGGTATCGGCGGCCACCGCCGCCCAGCCTTAGCCAACCGGGTGGCTCATTTTTGAACAACTGCAGTGGTAGCAGTGCTGCTCAGGACCGTCGCGGCGAGCCAGCCGGACGCGGTACTGACGGGTCAGTCTCGCTACGTGCAGCAACGGAAGGTTCAGGGCAATGTGGGGTACACGGCCAATCCGGGCGGCGGTTACATCGGCGCCATGCCGGGCATGGGGATTCAGAAGCCGGTGCAGCCGTCGGTGAGCACTCCCGGCGCGTACCAGAACCACTGGTACGGCGGCTGGAACCGGTAGGCGACCTTGTCGAGGCCGCGCACGACAGCCCCCGCGGGTGGCGGCAGGGCGTGGCCGGTTGGAATCGCGCCTAGCTCGGATCGCTCGAGGCGAACAGGACGACAACCGAGTGGTCCGACGCGTGGTACGAGTCTCCAAGAACCTCCGGCGCCTCGTCCCACGGCACGATATCGTCTGGCGACTCGCGGGCCGTGTCGATCCAGCGCCGCCAGCGACTGGCGCCCGGCGTGGGCAGGTCGAACGCCAGCGGTTCCCAGTAGGCGTTGAGGATGAAGTGGAAGGCGAGCCGCTCGCGGGCTAGTTCGCCGCCGAGCGCGATGCTCCGGGACGAGTCGCCCCAATCGGGCTGCCGTAGTCGGACCCCGTGCCACTGCAGCTTGGCTTCCCTCAGCCGCAAGCCGATGCTGGTCCGCCGCAGTTCGTGCTCGGCGTCACGGGTTGCACGGCTGGTGGCACTGCTATTTGGTGCCACTGTCCAGCTTGCTGGCAGTGCGGCGGCAGAGTGGGGCTTTGGCTTCCTTGGCCAGGTCAAATTCGTTACACAGCCGGTCCTGTTCTCGGAATCTTTCAGTAGAAACCGGCCACCCAGCGCGATCTACTGGCAAGAAGGGCCAGTTCTGCACCCCGTGCTCGGCCGTCAAACCGCAGCGGAATTGAGTCCCCCGCGGCCGACGAAAATCGGACAAAACCCTCCTCCCCCCAACCCCGAGGATCCCCCCTAAGCCCCTTCCTAAGAACGACTTAAGTCAACAATTGGGGAGAAATACGCCCCGAGTTTTGTCCCCTCCGCGCGTGTTTTTGGACAAAACCCCTCGGTCAAACCCCCGGGCGGCACGTGGGAGATCAGCGCCTGTCGCCGTCAAGCACGCGTAACACCGGGGCGGCTGGTCCATTGGAAGTCGCGGCGGCGTCCTCAGAACCGAGAACCGAACCCGCGCCTGCACGCGAGCGAGCGCAACCAGATTGCGGTGGAGGCGGAATCGAAGGGAGCCAGACAATGGGAAGCGCCGACGGTCTGACTGGTTTATCGGTGGCTCGGCGCTATGAAGTCTAGCCGCCAGCCCCAGGGGGCGTGCTTACTTGCAATGCACTTGCACATTTCCTATGCTGGTACGCGAGCAGTACCTCTCCAATTCGCGCAGCCCGGATCGATGAAGAAGCCATCCCCGCAAGACTCCGAGTACTCCGTTGGTTGGGCCAAAGGACTGCTGAAGAGCGTGGGCCTCCGCAGCACGGCTGCCCGTGTCGCCGTCATGCAGCGGCTCGCGCTCGCCGGCCAGCCTGTAAGCCACGCGGAGGTTGTTGAGCAGCTTCGCGACTTTGGGTTCGACCAGTCGACCGTTTTTCGCTGTCTCGGAGAGCTTGCCGACGCGGGGTTGGTTAGCCGGCTCGATCTGGGCGACCAGGTGCGTCGGTTCGAGTTGAGATCCGGTCACGGCGAGAGCGAAATGGAGCACCCGCACTTCATGTGCGTTGACTGCGGGAAAGTCTCGTGCCTGGAAGACTTTACGTTCAGCCTCTCGCCAAGTCGTGGTCCGCGACGCAGCAAGCTGGGCGAGATCACCGAGGTGCTCCTGAAGGGCCACTGTGGCGCGTGCCTGGGCGTTGGCTGAGGACAAAGGTCTTG
This genomic interval from Posidoniimonas corsicana contains the following:
- a CDS encoding Fur family transcriptional regulator; the protein is MKKPSPQDSEYSVGWAKGLLKSVGLRSTAARVAVMQRLALAGQPVSHAEVVEQLRDFGFDQSTVFRCLGELADAGLVSRLDLGDQVRRFELRSGHGESEMEHPHFMCVDCGKVSCLEDFTFSLSPSRGPRRSKLGEITEVLLKGHCGACLGVG